A stretch of DNA from Candidatus Pantoea bituminis:
CTGTTGAAGAGATCAATTCAGCTTTCGCGAATGCAGAGCAATTCTTCGCATTACCCGAAGCCGATAAAGCTCGTCATCCTTTGCGACGTAACGCAGGGTGGGAATATCGCTCGCAAATACGCCCCTCAACCGGTAAACCCGATCAAAAAGAGTCTTATCAGATTACCCGGCCACGTATGGAAGGGCTGTGGCCTGACGATGTCACGTTGCCGGGCTTCAAACAGCGCGCGCTGACGTTTGAACGCCAATGCTGGGAAGTGGGAATGAAATTATTATCCTGCTTCGCCATTAAGCTGGGCATGCCTGAAACGTTCTTTACTCAAGCGCATGATCCGTCGCGTGAGACGTATCAAAGCACCTTACGCATGCTGCACTATTTTGCCATTAGTGGCGAACCGGATGGCCCGTGGCGTGCGGGTGCGCATACTGATTTCGATTGTCTGACGCTGCTTTTTCAACGTGATGGACAAGGTGGGCTTCAGGTCTGTCCAGGCAAAGAGATGGATGAACAAGTCTGGACGCCGATTGAACCGTCAGAAGGGCTGATCACCTGTAATATTGGCGATATGCTAATGCGCTGGAGCGATGACAAACTGCCGTCTAACTTTCATCGGGTCAGTAATCCATTGCCGGGCGAATCGGTTCCAGCTCGCTACAGTCTGGCCTTTTTTGCCAGGCCAATGAAGATGTCATCATTGAAGGCCCGGAGAAAAAGTATCCTGCCATCTCTGCAAAAGAGTATCTGGCGCAGCGGATCAGCGCGAACTTCTCAGGTAAGTATTGATTAACAAGAATGCCCGGTCACGCCGGGCATTTCTCGCCATGACGCTTGCGCTTAACTTGATCGCCAAACTTAGGTCGAGCCCGCCATAGCCAATATCCGATACCCAACAATTACCGCCAATGATCCAGACCGATTTATCAACCAGCGCATCGACTGTGTCACAGAGCGCAACCGCAACAGGAGGGGAGTGATTTAACTGCTTTTTAAGCTGAATCATTACCGCTCGGCACTGACTGATTGTGACGTTGTCACTCAAAAGTATTTGATGAATCTCAGGCAGTAACGCTTCGCTGTGCTGATTCAGCAAGCGCAAAGCACGCTGGCGTTGATGATCAACGCTTAACCGAAAGCCGAAGTTAAACACCGCGTTCTCTTCTGAGTGGTGGTAATAGCTCACGCAGGGGTATCTCATTTTAATGAGATTCAAATCAGTTCAAGCGACTGCACCCCTTTGATTTCCATGACTTTCTCATAAAGATGCGCATCTTTGGCTTTGTGTGACAACGTCACATGGACGCTAAGTTCACACAAGCCCGTTTCTGGATTGCGATTTACCACAGCAATATGTCCATAGCGAATGCCTTCACGCTGTAACACCAATAACACCAGCGGCACGCTTTTCGCTTTAAGGAACACCACAATGGTATGATGTTTGCCTATCAGTAGATGGCTCAGACGGCGGAAGACTTCCAGCACCACTAAAGCTAAAACCGTGCCGTAAATGCCGATTTCATACATGCCGCTACCAATCACTAAACCGATTGCGGCGGTCACCCAAAGTCCGGCGGCGGTGGTTAAGCCCTTAACTACCTGCTTTTGGATGAGGATAGTACCGGCACCCAAAAAGCCCATGCCGCTAACGACTTGCGCAGCGATACGACTGGGATCCAGAGAAACATGTTGATCGTTGAGCATATCGGCGAAGCCATATTTCGATACCAGCATAAACATCGCGCTGCCTATCGCCACTAAGATATGGGTGCGCAAGCCCGCTTCTTTGGCCCGCATCTGGCGTTCCATCCCAATTAATCCACCTAACACGCCGGCAAGGGCGATGCGGATTAGCATATCCGTTAACATGGCTTTTCTCCGAAATATCAGAACCGTTTTTAATCTGTCAAACCAGGCATGGCGCTAAACAAGATAATTCTGCTTGTAAAGCTAGCCAGGAAATTTTGTAAAAAGCTGTTTCACCTCTCGACCCCTTGCGCTGCCTGACATATGCTGACTCCGCCACTAACCTCAATTCCCGGAGTTTGACTGATGAAAGCTGCCACCCTTCTGCTGGCCGGCGCCGCTTTGTTGCTATCCGCCTGTAGCAGCAACAGTGATGACAATGAACCGCCACAACAAGCTACCGCCGCCCATATCCAACCCCACGTTGTGATGTCTTCTTTAGCCGAGAGTAATTGTGCGGGTGCCGGTGGAACATTGGCGTTTTCGCATCAGTTAGATGGTTCACGCGTGGGGATGTGCCAGTTGGTTAATGGCCGCCGCTGTGATGAACAAGCGTTGATTGGCGGACGCTGCGCACGTTAACGTAGAGGGCCGGCTAAACCGGCCCGCGTCTTTTATGCTGAAAGCTGGTTAGGACAAGATTCGCCTTTTTCGAGCTGGCTGAGATTACTCAGCGTAGTTTGTGATATTGCCGTCAACGCTTCGGCAGTCAAAAAGCCTGATGTCCGGTAAACAGCACGTTATGGCAGGCTGACAAACGGCGGAAAACATCATCCTGAATCACGTCATTTGATTTGTCTTCAAAGAACAAGTCCCTTTCGTTTTCATAGACATCCATGCCAAGCGAACCGATCTTTTGCTGTTTCAATGCATCAATTGCTGCTTGTGAATCGATTAAACTGCCGCGACTGGTATTAATGATCATCACGCCATCTTTCATCTGGCTGAAAGCGCCTGCGTTGAGCAGATGATGATTCTCGGGGTTAACGGGCAATGCAACGTAATTACGTCTGACTCAGCAAACAGCGTTTTGAGGTCAACATATTCGGCGCCTAATTCCAGCGCTTGCTGGCTTGGGTAAGGATCATAGGCCAATAAGCGCATACCAAATCCCTTCAAAATACGCATCGTCGCCACACCAATTTTGCCGGTGCCGATCACGCCTGCGGTTTTGTTATGCATGTTAAAACCGGTTAAACCGTCCAGAGAAAAGTTGGCATCTCGGGTGCGTTGATAGGCACGATGAATGCGGCGATTAAGTGTCATCATCAGGCCAATCGTATGTTCCGCCACGGCTTCGGGCGAATAGGCAGGAACACGCACCACGTTGAGGCCCAACTCAGCTGCGGCGGCTAAATCCACATTATTGAAACCAGCACAACGCAGTGCGATGTGCTTAACACCTAACGCAGCCAACTCCTCAAGCACCGGGCGGCTACCATCATCGTTCACAAAGATGCACACAGCATCACAGTCCACGGCATTTTTGGCCGTGGATTCGGTCAGCAAAAAGTCGAAAAAACCAGTTCGTAGCCATACTCCTGATTCACCTGCTCGAGATATTTCTGGTCGTAGTGTTTGGTGCTGTAAACCGCGATTTTCATCGTTATGCTCCTGCATACGGGGATATTCCAAGGATAACGTGTTCTGCCGCGCTTTGCTGAATCTGCTTCATCATCTCGCCAGCAATCCTTCACCTTGTGCGCGTAACATGCCATCATCTTTGTCAGGATACTGTAAGAAAAAGGATTATTGCTGTCATGCCGCGGATTTTCCGTCGACGACTTGCTGCGATTCTGGCGCTGATTCTGCTGGTGCTGGGTTTATTGCTCACCATCACACAATGGCTGCCGCGGCTGGTCGGCATCTGGCTGCCTCCTGAAACACGAATCGAACTGGAAGGCACGCCACGCTGGCGTGACGGCGGCGTGTGGTTTCCTCACATTCGCTATCTGACCGGCGATTGCGTCTTAGCTTCGGTTGAACACGCTTCACTGGGCTGGCATCTCTCACGTTGGCGGCTCAACGCGGGGCAAGTCAGTGTAAACAGTGAATGTCTACAACACATTCCTGCCACAAACGATAATCCCTCTGCACCCAAAAGCCTGGCTGAATGGCAAGCCATGCTGCCTGGCGCCGATCTGCATATTGATCAACTGATCATTGCACCCTGGCAAGCGTATGCCGGGCAGTTGGATCTGGCGCTAGAGAGCGGTCAGCAGCAGTTGCATTATCAGGGCGACAACCTACAGCTTGAGGCGACGTTAAAAGGTCAGCAGCTCAACATTCAGCGACTGACGTTTAAAAATGGCGCACTCCCTGAACCGGTTACCGTAAGTGGTCAGCTGGAGTTACCGAAATTCGCCGATGGCTTACCGGTGAACGGTAACGTGAGTGGGCAACTGTCACTGGGGGCACTCCCCGATCCGCTTGACGTCACGCTTGACTGGCAACAGCAGCAAGGCATGTTAAAAGTGATGATGCAGGGCATTCCGCAGCCGTTGTTAAGTTTGCCGTGGCAGGCCAGCGCGCAGCAGATCCACATCGAAAAAGGGCAATATTACTGGCCGCTGGATGCACAGCCGCTGTCGGGCTTTATCAACCTGACGCTGGACAACTGGCAAGCCGGGCTGGAAGCTGCACGCATAACAGGCCGACTTAATCTGTTAACCCAAGGGCGCGGCGGCAAAGGCAACGTCGTTTTAGGGATCGGCCCGGGTCATCTGAGTATGACGCAAAGCCAGCTGCCGTTTCAGCTCACCGGCGAAAGCAAGCTCGCGGAGATGCAGCTGTACGGCACCATTCCAGGTGAGCTCAGCGGCTCGGTTCTTGATCCATTGTTGACGTTAAAACCTGGCGCGCTTCTGCGGTTGCGCGGGCGGTTGCTGGCCACGCTGGACGTTGATGAAGCCCGCTGGCCGTTGGCCGGCGTGCGACTCTCTTCGCAAGGTATTGATGGCCGATTACAGGCAATTCTAAAAGCCCACGATCCCAGCTTCGGAAAGTTTTTGCTGCACCTTGATGGCCGGGCAAATAATTTCTGGCCAGATAAAGGCGAATGGAACTGGCGTTATTGGGGGGCGGCGAAATGTTGCCGCTCAATGCAAAGTGGGATGTGAAGGGCACTGGCGGCTGGCAGGATACGTTGATTCATCTCGATACCTTATCAACGGGGTTCAATCAGCTGGAATATGGCATGGTGCAGGTTAGTAAGCCGCGTTTAACGCTGACGACGCCGGTTAACTGGCAGCGAGATGTGCAACGCCCGTCGTTTGATGGCGGGTTCAAAATGCAGTCGGGGCAAACGCAGTTTAGCTACGGCGGCTGGTTACCCAATTCAGATCTGGAATTTAAAGCCAAAGGGCGCGATCCAAGCCACTTTATCTGGCGCGGTGAGCTAAAGGCAGGCGATATTGGCCCATTGCGCGTCCACGGTCGTTGGGATGGCGAACGCCTGCGCGGCGAAGCCTGGTGGCCAGCACAATCGCTCACTGTTTTTCAACCTTTACTGAGTCAGGATCTGAAGATGAAAATTCAGTCCGGTGAGCTGCGCGCGCAAATCGCCTTTTCTGCCGCGCCGGAACAAGGTTTTGAAGCGGGCGGACACTGGACGGTCAAACAGGGCAGCGTCTGGACGCCTGACAGCCAAATCAATGGCGTCGATTTCTCATTGCCTTTCCGCCTTAAGCAGCAACGCTGGCAACTGGGCGTGCGCGGCCCGGTTTCACTGCGTATCGCTGAGGTAAAAATCAGTTTGCCCTGCAGAACATACGTGCCGATTTGCAGGGGCTTATCCTTGGACGGAATCACATCCATTAACGCTGCAGGACGTCAGCCTGGATTTGCTCGGCGGGCAAATTACGTTGCCATCGTTACGCATGCCGCAACACGAGGTTGCTCGTGTTGCGCTGCGTGATATCAGTTTGAGTGAGCTCATTACCGCCATCAAACCCAAGCAGTTTGCTATGTCTGGCAAGGTTAACGGTGAATTGCCGCTGTGGCTTAATCATCAACGCTGGCTGATTGAAAAGGGTTGGATTGCCAACAGCGGGTCGCTGACATTCAGGCTGGACAAAGACATGGCTGATGCGATTACCAGCAACAATATGGCAGCGGGCGCGGCAATGAGTTGGCTGCGTTACATGGAAATTTCCCGCTCGTGGGCCACCATCAATCTGGATAATCTGGGCGACCTGACGATGGATGCACAGGTGCAAGGGACAAGCCGCTTCAGCAATCGTAATCAAACCGTTAATCTCAACTATCGTCATCAGGAAAATCTGTTCCAGCTATGGCGCAGCCTGCGTTTTGGCGATAATTTGCAATCCTGGGTGGAGCAAAACGCCACCTTGCCATCGAAAAAGGACCCTCAACCATGAGCCTTAGGGCATTACTGGTTTTAGCCGCCGGGCTGCCGCTGATCGGATGCGTGCCGCGCATTGAAGTCGCCGCACCCAAGGAGCCGATCACAATCAATATGAATGTAAAAATTGAGCATGAAATTCATATCAAAGTGGATAAAGACGTGGAAGCGTTATTGAAAAACCAGAGCGATCTGTTCTGAGGAGAAACTGCATGAAACGCATCAGCGCCGTGCTGCTTTTGGTCTGGATTGTTGCCCAACCGGCGTGGGCGATCACGTTGGATGAAGCGCGCCAGCAAGGTCGGGTAGGCGAAACGCTTTCCGGCTATATCGCTGCCCGTGAGCAGGATAATGAGACGTTGGCTTTGGTTAAGCGCATTAATGAAGGACGCAGCGTGCAGTATCAGCGCCTGGCGCAGCAAAACAATCTCACCACCTCAGACGTGGCCAGCATTGCCGGGCAAAAACTGGTGAGAAGGGCCGAAGCGGGTGAGTATGTGCGTGGGATAAACGGACAGTGGCTAAAGAAGTAACCGTCGCGACAGCATTTATTCACAGGTTAACGCGCATAAAAAAGCCGGGCATTAAGCCCGGCAAGGTACAACGGCATCAAAAGCTTAAGCAGCAACAATCTGCTTGATTGCATCTTTAGCATCTTCAGTGGCTTTGGTTGCCACTTCTGGACCGTAAGCGATGCCTTCAGCGAAGACGAAATCAACGTCGCTGATACCGATGAAGCCAAGGAACAGCTTCACGTATGGCGTTAACAGGTCAGAAGCGGTGTCTTTATGAATGCCACCACGGCTGGACAGGATGACTGCGCGCTTACCTTTAACCAGACCTTCTGGGCCCGCTTCGGTGTAACGGAACGTGACGCCAGCACGCGCAATCAGGTCGAAGTAGTTTTTCAGCTGCGTTGGGATGTTGAAGTTGTACATAGGCGCAGTAATAACAACCACGTCATGGGCTTGCAGTTCAGCGATCAGCTCATCAGACAGCGCCAACGCTTCTTGCTGACGCGGTGTCAGTGGAGCGTCAGACGGGCGCAGTGCGCCAACCAGTTCACCATCCAGTACCGGAATCGGGTTTGCTGCCAGGTCACGAACGGTAACGTCGTCACCGTTGGCTTTAGCCTGGTCAACGTAGAAGTCAGCCAGTTGGCTTGATTGTGAATAACCTGCAAGGATACTGGATTTCAGAACTAAAACTTTGCTCATGGTATTTTCCTGTCTGTTATGCGGAAGGCTTCCCGCTCAATGCCTTACACTCTACGGATATCAGCGGCACGGTGAAAGCGCAATATTTCGAGATCTATGTTCGAATTTATTGAATAAGCTTCACGTGCGCCCGGTCTCGGCAACGCCCGAAATGTGCTATTATGCGCACAATTATTTTATTGAATCAGCTGGTTATCCCAGCCCCATTGGGCGCTGTATTTCACAGCGACACCGTCTGAGTAAGGTACGTCATTACTATGTCATCACCGGATAATTCTTCTCTCGCGCCGCTCTGGTCGCGGCTTGATGCTGTGATGCTGCGCGATCGGCAGCGTTTGCAGCGTCGTTTGCATGGCGCAAAAAAGTTAAAAATAGTGAAGCGCAACAAGGGATTGTGGCGGAGCTGGAGCAAGATTTTGCCGCAGCTGAACAGCGTGTTGCACAGCGCATCGCGGCCACGCCAACCATCACTTTCCCCGAAAATTTGCCGGTCAGCCAAAAGCAGCAAGAGATTGCTGACGCGATTCGCGAACATCAGGTGGTGATCGTGGCCGGTGAAACCGGTTCGGGTAAAACCACGCAGCTGCC
This window harbors:
- a CDS encoding MgtC/SapB family protein → MLTDMLIRIALAGVLGGLIGMERQMRAKEAGLRTHILVAIGSAMFMLVSKYGFADMLNDQHVSLDPSRIAAQVVSGMGFLGAGTILIQKQVVKGLTTAAGLWVTAAIGLVIGSGMYEIGIYGTVLALVVLEVFRRLSHLLIGKHHTIVVFLKAKSVPLVLLVLQREGIRYGHIAVVNRNPETGLCELSVHVTLSHKAKDAHLYEKVMEIKGVQSLELI
- a CDS encoding putative hemolysin is translated as MKAATLLLAGAALLLSACSSNSDDNEPPQQATAAHIQPHVVMSSLAESNCAGAGGTLAFSHQLDGSRVGMCQLVNGRRCDEQALIGGRCAR
- a CDS encoding YnbE family lipoprotein; amino-acid sequence: MSLRALLVLAAGLPLIGCVPRIEVAAPKEPITINMNVKIEHEIHIKVDKDVEALLKNQSDLF
- a CDS encoding YdbL family protein codes for the protein MKRISAVLLLVWIVAQPAWAITLDEARQQGRVGETLSGYIAAREQDNETLALVKRINEGRSVQYQRLAQQNNLTTSDVASIAGQKLVRRAEAGEYVRGINGQWLKK
- the azoR gene encoding FMN-dependent NADH-azoreductase, whose product is MSKVLVLKSSILAGYSQSSQLADFYVDQAKANGDDVTVRDLAANPIPVLDGELVGALRPSDAPLTPRQQEALALSDELIAELQAHDVVVITAPMYNFNIPTQLKNYFDLIARAGVTFRYTEAGPEGLVKGKRAVILSSRGGIHKDTASDLLTPYVKLFLGFIGISDVDFVFAEGIAYGPEVATKATEDAKDAIKQIVAA